In Methanoculleus sp. SDB, the DNA window GACGGATTGACATCGCGGACGAGTTCGTACGCCTCTTTGCCGATCAGCTCCCCTTCCGTATCGAAATCGGTCGCGATAGTGACGCGATCGGCCTTTTTTGCGAGTTTCTGGATCAGGGTGACGATCCGTTTTTCCGTGGGGCGCTTGATCATGCCCGCATCGATGAGAGTTCTCGGGGGATGCGCCTCGCTCCGCCAGTTTGTATACCCCGGTTCGAAATCTATCTCAACGACGTGTCCCCGGAGCCCGACTGCGACCTGATTGCCGAAACGGTATGCCGCAACGCCGCCTTCCTTTCGGATCTCGACCTTCTCCCTGTCGGCGAGAATCCCGGCAATGCGCTGTGCTGCGATATTCTTTTCAGCAATAATCAGGTGCATGGGCTCACTCACTCTCCTCTTCGATATGGGCGCGGATGCGCCGGTTAAGATCTTTCGGATCGGCCCGCCCGCGCGTTTCCTTCATGGCCATGCCGACAAGGAAATTCAGGGCACCCTCTTTGCCGCTCACGAAATCAGCGACTGCGTCGGGATGAGCACGGACAACCGAGACGATGATATCGGCAAACGCATCTCCTTCCGCCTTTCCGAGATTCTCGCGTGCGACGATTTCGGCCGGCATCTCCGGCTCACGCCCTTCCCTGCAGGCATCGAGCAGGCGGCGAAGCACTTCGACACCCGCACGGTCGGTGATCCGCCCGTCCTTAAGGAGCGTGATCAGGCCGGCGAAATGCTCCGCCGGAAAGTGATCGATCGGCATGGAACGGTATGCGAGCTCTCCGAGGAGCGTGTCTGCAACCCAGGTGGCGGCCAGGTTCGCGTCCGCAGGAGCGACAGCCTCATAAAATTCCGCAATCCGGATCTCGCCCGTCAGTGTCCGGGCATGGTTCTCCGAGATGCCGTACTGCCGGATGAAACGTTCCCGCCGCGCATCAGGCAGTTCCGGGAGCACGATATCGTCCACCCAACCACTGACCCGCAACGGCAGGAGATCGGGTTCGGGGAAGTAGCGATAGTCGTTCTCCTCCTCCTTCGAGCGGGACGACGTGGTGATGCCGCGCCCTTCCTGGAAGTGCCGGGTCTCGCGCACGATTGCGACCCCGCGCCGGATCAGGTTTTTCTGCCGGGTTATCTCAAAGGTGAGGGCTTTTTCGACTCCCTTGTAGGACGAGATGTTTTTACACTCCACGCGGTTGTGCCCTTTCAGCGAGATATTTGCGTCGACACGGATGGCTCCCTCGCGCTCGCCGTCGAAGACGTTCAGGTACTCGAGTGTCGCCCGGAGTTTGTTGAGGAACCGCCGTGCCTCTTTGGGCGAGCGGAGATCGGGATCGGTCACAATCTCGATCAGCGGGATGCCGCTCCGGTTGTAGTCGATGAGGGAGTATCCCGCGCGATCGCGGCCCGTCCTGTGGACGAGACGGCCGGGGTCCTCTTCGAGATGGATGCGCGTGATGCCGATGCGTTTCGGCGTGCCGTCATCCGCCTCGATCTCGAGCCAGCCCCCTTCGGCGAGCGGCTTGTCGTACATCGTTATCTGGTATCCTTTCGGAAGATCGGGGTAGAAGTAGTTTTTCCGGGAGAACACCGACTCCTCGAGCACGGTAAGGTTGAGCGCCTTGGCCACCCTGAGCGCGTAGTCGACGGTCCCGCGGTTCAACCGGGGCATGGCGCCGGGCAGCCCGAGACAGACGGGACAGACGTGAGTGTTGGGGCCGTCGTCACGGTAATCGGTCGAGCAGCCGCAGAAAAGTTTTGTCTTCGTGCTGAGCTGGCAATGGATTTCAAGCCCGATGATAACGTTCATCGCCGCACCTCCTGTTCATAGGCAAAACCAACGTCAACGACCCGCTCGTCCTCGAAATGCCGGCCGATGATCTGCAGGCCCGCCGGGAGGCCGTTCACCGTGCCGCAGGGAACGGATATCGCCGGCACACCCGCGAGATTTGCGGGGACGGTGAGAATATCGGAGAGATACATCGAGAGGGGATCCGACTTCTCGCCGAGCCGCCATGCAGTCGTCGGCATCGTCGGGCCCGCGATCACGTCGACATCACGGAGCAGCCGGGCGAAGTCGTCCCTAACTGCTTTCCGCGCCACCTGCGCCTTCGCATAGTACTTGCCGTAGTACCCTGCCGAGAGGGCGAAGGTGCCGAGCATGATGCGCCGCTGCACCTCGTTTCCGAAACGGTCGCCGCGGAGTTCCCTGAATGCTGCGTGCCATTGTTTCTTCGTATCGACGGCGGGTCCGTAGCGGACACCGTCGAACCGCGCAAGATTAGAGGAAGCTTCGCTTGTACAGGTGACATAGTAGGCCGCAAGGGCGAAGGCCATCGACGGCATCGTGCACGGCACAATCTCCGCACCGAGATGCTCCAGCACGGCGAGTGCATCGCGGACCCGCTCCCCGACCGCCTCGTCGACACCTTCCCCGAAGAACTCCGCAGGTACGCCGATGCGGGTGCCCCGTATTTCTGCCGAAGGAGTATGGGCGTAGGGGCGGTCGGCTGACGTCGAGTCCCGGGCGTCATACCCCGCAATCACCGCCATAAGGCGGGAGACGTCGCTGACCGTGGCAGCCAGAGGGCCGATCTGTTCAAGAGAATTCGAATAGGCAATAAGCCCGTACCGCGAAACACGGCCGTAGGTTGGTTTCAGCCCCACGATGCCGCAGAACGCCGCGGGGCAGCGTATGGACCCCCCCGTATCGGATCCGAGCGCCGCAGGCACGAGGCCGCCGGCGACCGCAGCGGCACTGCCGCCCGAAGAACCGCCCGGGACCCTCCCCGGATCGGCGGGGTTTGTCGTCGGCCCGTAGGCGCTGTTTTCGGTGGTCGTGCCCATTCCGAACTCGTCCATATTGGTTTTTCCGACGATCGCGGCACCGGCGGCCTTCAGCAGCGTGACGACATGGGCATCGTAGGGAGGGACATATCCCTCGAGAATGCGCGAGCCGCAGGTGGTGGGGAGACCTGCCGTGGAGATATTATCCTTGACCGCCACCGGCAGTCCGCCGAGCGCGCCGTCACCGTACCCGACCGTCTCCTGCCGGTGCAGAAACGCGTTCCAGCGGTCCGGCGCATCGAACGAAAACGTTCCCGCCACTACATCACCCTCGGGCCCTTGATAAACTCGTCCTCGGACGCACCGGGATTTGAGAGCACGGCGTCCTGATCAAGGGAAGGCTCCACGATATCCTCGCGGAATATATTGTACCGGCCGGCACCTTCGGACGGCGCCGCTTCCACCGCGTCGAGCAGGTCGAAATATTCGAGAATTGAATTGAACTGTGCGGTAAACGTGCCCAGTTCTTCCTTGGGTATGGATATGTCCGCGAGGTTCGCGATATCGTTAATCTCAGTTTCAGATACCATCGTGTGCAGTCTCCCCAATCTGATTTATGTACCCTTGTACCGATTTTTTATAACC includes these proteins:
- a CDS encoding glutamyl-tRNA amidotransferase, with product MNVIIGLEIHCQLSTKTKLFCGCSTDYRDDGPNTHVCPVCLGLPGAMPRLNRGTVDYALRVAKALNLTVLEESVFSRKNYFYPDLPKGYQITMYDKPLAEGGWLEIEADDGTPKRIGITRIHLEEDPGRLVHRTGRDRAGYSLIDYNRSGIPLIEIVTDPDLRSPKEARRFLNKLRATLEYLNVFDGEREGAIRVDANISLKGHNRVECKNISSYKGVEKALTFEITRQKNLIRRGVAIVRETRHFQEGRGITTSSRSKEEENDYRYFPEPDLLPLRVSGWVDDIVLPELPDARRERFIRQYGISENHARTLTGEIRIAEFYEAVAPADANLAATWVADTLLGELAYRSMPIDHFPAEHFAGLITLLKDGRITDRAGVEVLRRLLDACREGREPEMPAEIVARENLGKAEGDAFADIIVSVVRAHPDAVADFVSGKEGALNFLVGMAMKETRGRADPKDLNRRIRAHIEEESE
- the gatA gene encoding glutamyl-tRNA amidotransferase (allows the formation of correctly charged Asn-tRNA(Asn) or Gln-tRNA(Gln) through the transamidation of misacylated Asp-tRNA(Asn) or Glu-tRNA(Gln) in organisms which lack either or both of asparaginyl-tRNA or glutaminyl-tRNA synthetases; reaction takes place in the presence of glutamine and ATP through an activated phospho-Asp-tRNA(Asn) or phospho-Glu-tRNA) — its product is MAGTFSFDAPDRWNAFLHRQETVGYGDGALGGLPVAVKDNISTAGLPTTCGSRILEGYVPPYDAHVVTLLKAAGAAIVGKTNMDEFGMGTTTENSAYGPTTNPADPGRVPGGSSGGSAAAVAGGLVPAALGSDTGGSIRCPAAFCGIVGLKPTYGRVSRYGLIAYSNSLEQIGPLAATVSDVSRLMAVIAGYDARDSTSADRPYAHTPSAEIRGTRIGVPAEFFGEGVDEAVGERVRDALAVLEHLGAEIVPCTMPSMAFALAAYYVTCTSEASSNLARFDGVRYGPAVDTKKQWHAAFRELRGDRFGNEVQRRIMLGTFALSAGYYGKYYAKAQVARKAVRDDFARLLRDVDVIAGPTMPTTAWRLGEKSDPLSMYLSDILTVPANLAGVPAISVPCGTVNGLPAGLQIIGRHFEDERVVDVGFAYEQEVRR
- a CDS encoding glutamyl amidotransferase; the protein is MVSETEINDIANLADISIPKEELGTFTAQFNSILEYFDLLDAVEAAPSEGAGRYNIFREDIVEPSLDQDAVLSNPGASEDEFIKGPRVM